Proteins encoded in a region of the Deltaproteobacteria bacterium genome:
- a CDS encoding Mrp/NBP35 family ATP-binding protein: protein MSGNSGCGGGSCSVGGSAQGWSPEQDDGSAAIKRNFDRIKHTIIVMSGKGGVGKSTVAVNLATALTEAGKKVGLIDVDFHGPTVPTMLDLVGRQPVQSESEMLYPVETEWGLKVISIGFFLRDQNDALIWRGPMKAGAIKQLLRDVQWGDLDYLLVDCPPGTGDEPLSIVQLLENPTGAVIVTTPQEVSLAAVRKSITFCRQMKLPRLWIVENMSGYLCPHCHETSNPFQQGGGLELAKKEKIPFLGTIPLSVEVGPSGDNGMPVALKKESPSGGLFREMAETLVSDLEENGKG, encoded by the coding sequence ATGAGCGGAAACAGCGGATGCGGTGGCGGATCATGTTCGGTAGGGGGAAGTGCACAGGGTTGGTCCCCGGAGCAGGACGATGGTTCGGCCGCCATAAAGAGGAATTTCGACAGGATCAAACACACGATCATAGTCATGAGCGGCAAAGGAGGAGTAGGAAAATCCACCGTTGCGGTAAACTTGGCCACAGCCCTGACCGAGGCGGGGAAAAAGGTCGGCCTCATCGACGTCGATTTCCATGGGCCCACAGTGCCTACAATGCTCGACCTGGTGGGAAGACAGCCGGTTCAGTCCGAATCGGAGATGCTCTATCCGGTTGAGACCGAATGGGGCCTTAAAGTCATCTCCATCGGTTTTTTTCTTCGTGATCAGAATGACGCTCTTATCTGGCGGGGCCCCATGAAGGCGGGAGCCATCAAGCAGCTTCTCCGTGATGTCCAGTGGGGGGACCTGGATTACCTTCTTGTGGACTGTCCTCCCGGAACCGGCGATGAGCCCCTCTCTATCGTTCAGCTTCTGGAAAATCCCACAGGCGCGGTCATCGTCACGACACCGCAGGAGGTTTCCCTGGCCGCGGTCAGGAAGTCCATCACCTTCTGTCGGCAGATGAAACTGCCCCGGCTCTGGATAGTGGAGAACATGAGCGGGTACCTGTGTCCCCATTGCCATGAGACAAGCAACCCCTTCCAGCAGGGCGGCGGTCTGGAGTTGGCAAAGAAGGAAAAGATCCCGTTTCTCGGAACCATCCCCCTCTCCGTTGAGGTTGGACCGTCCGGTGACAACGGTATGCCGGTGGCATTGAAGAAAGAAAGCCCTTCCGGCGGCCTTTTCAGGGAGATGGCGGAGACCCTCGTGTCGGACCTGGAGGAGAACGGGAAGGGGTAA